A window from Streptomyces sp. NBC_00335 encodes these proteins:
- a CDS encoding GNAT family N-acetyltransferase — protein MAGGAGVNEVSLRHTAQLAEGELRRVRELLGGAFEGDFGDEDFEHALGGMHVLVHQGGELVAHGSVVQRRVLHRGRALRTGYVEAVAVRADRRRRGLGGVVMEAVEGVVERAYVLGALSASADGARLYAGRGWRVWGGEIGVLGPRGPERLPEEEGSTYVWTPPGGGVLLDPTAGPLSFDWREGDVL, from the coding sequence ATGGCTGGAGGGGCAGGCGTGAACGAGGTATCGCTGCGCCACACCGCGCAGCTGGCCGAGGGGGAGCTGCGGCGGGTGCGGGAGCTGCTCGGCGGGGCCTTCGAGGGGGACTTCGGGGACGAGGACTTCGAGCACGCGCTGGGCGGGATGCACGTGCTGGTGCACCAGGGCGGGGAGCTCGTGGCGCACGGGAGCGTCGTGCAGCGGCGGGTGCTGCACCGGGGGCGGGCGCTGCGCACCGGCTACGTCGAGGCCGTGGCCGTACGGGCCGACCGGCGCCGGCGCGGGCTCGGCGGCGTGGTGATGGAGGCGGTCGAGGGGGTCGTCGAGCGGGCCTACGTGCTCGGGGCGCTCAGCGCCTCCGCCGACGGGGCCCGGCTGTACGCGGGCCGCGGCTGGCGGGTGTGGGGCGGGGAGATCGGGGTGCTCGGGCCGCGCGGGCCCGAGCGGCTGCCCGAGGAGGAGGGGTCGACGTACGTGTGGACGCCGCCCGGCGGTGGGGTGCTGCTCGATCCCACCGCCGGGCCGCTGTCCTTCGACTGGCGCGAGGGCGATGTGCTCTAG
- a CDS encoding SMI1/KNR4 family protein, giving the protein MGEWDARAVRTRLRQMAAQDPGALRHGARNHRYELAPPLPEAEIRAFEEEHGCRLPPEYRSFVARVGDGPAGPAYGLMPLVTPHPSTDEDGAAEGEWADDRRPGRLAAPCPMREPRPFDEGLRYDPDEGLTLGTLVLADHGCGMYSRLVVNGPLTGEVWFLDQDFGSRTPESPDFRTWYTGWLEGQA; this is encoded by the coding sequence ATGGGCGAATGGGACGCGCGAGCCGTACGGACGAGGCTGCGGCAGATGGCTGCGCAGGACCCGGGGGCCCTGCGCCACGGCGCCCGCAATCACCGGTACGAGCTGGCTCCGCCGCTTCCCGAGGCCGAGATCCGTGCCTTCGAGGAGGAGCACGGATGCCGGCTGCCCCCGGAGTACCGCTCCTTCGTCGCCCGCGTGGGTGACGGTCCCGCCGGTCCCGCGTACGGACTGATGCCGCTCGTGACCCCGCACCCGTCCACTGACGAGGACGGGGCCGCCGAGGGGGAGTGGGCGGACGACCGGAGGCCGGGCCGGCTGGCCGCCCCCTGCCCCATGAGGGAGCCCCGGCCGTTCGACGAGGGACTGAGGTACGACCCGGACGAAGGCCTGACGCTGGGCACGCTGGTGCTCGCCGACCACGGCTGCGGCATGTACTCCCGGCTCGTCGTCAACGGACCGCTGACCGGCGAGGTCTGGTTCCTGGACCAGGACTTCGGCAGCCGTACGCCGGAGAGCCCCGACTTCCGTACCTGGTACACCGGATGGCTGGAGGGGCAGGCGTGA